A stretch of the Arachis stenosperma cultivar V10309 chromosome 6, arast.V10309.gnm1.PFL2, whole genome shotgun sequence genome encodes the following:
- the LOC130935289 gene encoding pathogenesis-related thaumatin-like protein 3.5, whose product MDHRQVSVFISLLLTLHLSLSGVMATTFTLVNKCDYTVWPGILSNAGVSPLSTTGFVLQPGQSTPVTAAAGWGGRFWGRTLCSQDSTGKFSCVTGDCGSGKLECSGNGATPPATLAEFTLDGSGGLDFFDVSLVDGYNVPMLVAPSGGSGAGNCTATGCVGDLNGACPSELRVMSEDGKQGVACKSACEAFGSPQYCCSGAYGTPDTCKPSSYSQIFKSACPRAYSYAYDDKTSTFTCANADYTITFCPAPSTSQKASNEGGSSASSLLDNGTMVYQGFGQSEISWATCTHVFQSRAIAAVVGVTMAVWRFSQLI is encoded by the exons ATGGATCATCGTCAAGTCTCAGTATTCATTTCCTTGTTATTAACACTTCATCTCTCATTATCAG GGGTAATGGCAACCACATTCACATTGGTTAACAAATGTGACTACACAGTATGGCCGGGAATTCTATCTAACGCCGGAGTCTCCCCTCTCTCCACCACCGGCTTCGTCCTCCAACCCGGCCAGTCCACTCCAGTCACCGCCGCAGCTGGCTGGGGCGGCCGCTTCTGGGGCCGAACCCTCTGCTCCCAAGACTCCACAGGAAAATTCTCCTGCGTCACTGGCGACTGCGGCTCAGGAAAGCTTGAGtgctccggcaacggcgccacgCCACCGGCCACGCTGGCCGAGTTCACACTTGACGGCTCTGGCGGCCTCGATTTTTTCGACGTCAGCCTCGTCGACGGCTACAACGTCCCTATGCTGGTGGCACCCAGCGGCGGATCCGGCGCCGGAAACTGCACCGCCACGGGATGCGTCGGAGATTTGAACGGCGCGTGTCCTTCGGAGCTGAGGGTTATGAGTGAGGATGGAAAACAAGGAGTCGCGTGTAAAAGCGCGTGTGAAGCGTTCGGTTCGCCTCAATATTGCTGCAGCGGCGCGTATGGGACGCCGGATACTTGCAAGCCATCGAGTTACTCGCAAATATTCAAGAGCGCCTGCCCACGCGCCTATAGCTACGCGTACGATGACAAGACCAGCACGTTTACTTGCGCCAATGCCGATTACACAATTACCTTTTGCCCTGCCCCTAGTACAAG TCAGAAAGCGTCAAATGAAGGTGGTTCTTCTGCATCATCTTTACTGGACAATGGCACAATGGTGTACCAAGGCTTCGGTCAGAGCGAGATCTCATGGGCCACGTGCACCCATGTGTTCCAATCTCGAGCAATCGCCGCCGTTGTTGGTGTCACCATGGCAGTTTGGCGCTTCTCCCAGCTCATCTAA